The Flavobacterium piscisymbiosum genome includes a region encoding these proteins:
- the mrdA gene encoding penicillin-binding protein 2: MRKVLLPSLIIIAASLLVMRVFYLQIIDDSFKLKSENNAIKKQYDYPERGYIYDRNGKLLVANQASYDIMVIPREIKENLNVSEFCTLLNITKEDYDKRIAKAKVYSPRLPSVFLPQLNKSEFAAFQEKIRKYEGFYFQKRSLRDYEVDYGANIFGSILQVNEKLIAKNPYYNSGDLIGRQGVEESYEEVLRGIKGVKYIQKDKYNREIGSYKEGKYDTIAVAGEDINLTIDAELQKYGEELMINKRGGIVAIEPKSGEILALVTAPSYDPGILVGRQRSKNYTLLYHDSIAKPLYDRGLLAEYPPGSPFKILTGLIGLQEQVINENTTFFCHNGFSYGRGRFMKCHSHAPNQQLHNGIYNSCNTYFAQTYMLTINKYANPAKAVDVWSDHVKSFGLGQFMGYDLPTGKRGNVPTSKTYKKIYPNGGWRSTTIVSNAIGQGEVLMTPIQLANMMATVANQGYYYTPHIIKKIEGKKIDAKFTTKHVTTIDQKYFPPVISGLFDVYNLGTARALRVEGIDICGKTGTAENFAKINGKRTQLKDHSIFVAFAPKDNPKIAIAIMIENGGFGAAVAGPIASLMIEKYLRKKITRTDLEIRVLNKSLVSEYAKLGGMTAASAIETTPKDSVMRAKMAKLPKVEVKKIPLDTTQEN, encoded by the coding sequence ATGAGAAAAGTCCTGCTGCCCTCTTTAATTATTATCGCAGCATCTTTGCTTGTGATGAGGGTATTTTATTTGCAAATTATAGACGATTCCTTTAAATTAAAATCAGAAAATAACGCAATAAAGAAACAGTACGACTATCCCGAAAGAGGATATATCTATGATAGGAACGGAAAATTATTAGTTGCCAATCAGGCTTCTTACGACATCATGGTTATTCCGAGAGAAATTAAGGAGAATTTAAATGTTAGCGAGTTCTGCACATTATTAAATATTACCAAAGAAGATTACGATAAGAGAATTGCAAAAGCCAAAGTTTACAGCCCAAGATTACCGTCTGTATTTTTACCGCAATTAAACAAATCTGAATTTGCTGCTTTTCAGGAAAAGATCAGAAAATATGAAGGTTTTTATTTCCAGAAACGTTCTCTTCGTGATTATGAAGTAGATTATGGCGCCAATATTTTTGGCTCTATTCTACAGGTAAATGAAAAATTAATTGCTAAAAACCCTTATTACAATAGCGGTGACTTAATTGGAAGACAAGGTGTTGAAGAAAGCTACGAAGAAGTTTTACGCGGAATAAAAGGTGTAAAATACATCCAGAAAGACAAATACAATAGAGAAATTGGTTCTTATAAAGAAGGCAAATACGACACTATCGCTGTTGCCGGAGAAGACATTAATCTGACTATTGATGCTGAACTTCAAAAGTACGGAGAAGAATTAATGATTAATAAAAGAGGAGGAATTGTTGCTATCGAACCTAAATCAGGAGAAATTTTAGCATTAGTTACTGCACCCTCTTATGATCCGGGTATCTTGGTAGGAAGACAACGCTCTAAAAATTATACCCTTTTATATCACGATTCTATAGCAAAACCTTTATACGACAGAGGACTTCTTGCCGAGTACCCTCCAGGTTCTCCATTTAAAATTTTAACAGGTTTAATTGGCTTACAGGAACAGGTAATAAACGAAAACACGACGTTTTTTTGTCATAATGGATTCAGTTATGGAAGAGGTCGTTTTATGAAATGTCATAGTCACGCACCAAACCAACAGTTACATAATGGTATTTACAATTCATGTAATACTTATTTCGCACAGACTTATATGCTAACTATAAATAAATATGCAAATCCGGCTAAAGCTGTAGATGTTTGGAGTGATCACGTAAAAAGTTTTGGACTAGGTCAGTTTATGGGTTACGATTTACCAACCGGTAAAAGAGGAAATGTACCAACATCTAAAACGTACAAAAAAATATATCCTAACGGAGGATGGCGAAGCACCACAATTGTATCGAATGCTATTGGTCAGGGAGAGGTTTTAATGACACCTATTCAGTTAGCGAATATGATGGCTACTGTAGCGAATCAAGGTTATTATTATACACCTCACATCATTAAAAAAATTGAGGGCAAAAAAATTGATGCTAAGTTTACCACAAAACACGTTACTACGATTGATCAGAAATATTTCCCTCCGGTTATCAGCGGTTTGTTTGATGTTTACAACCTTGGTACTGCGCGTGCATTAAGAGTTGAAGGTATTGATATTTGTGGAAAAACCGGTACAGCGGAGAATTTTGCTAAAATAAACGGAAAAAGAACACAGCTTAAGGATCACTCGATATTCGTAGCCTTTGCCCCTAAAGACAATCCTAAAATTGCAATCGCAATTATGATTGAAAACGGAGGTTTTGGTGCTGCAGTTGCCGGACCAATTGCAAGTTTGATGATAGAAAAATACCTCAGAAAGAAAATTACAAGGACTGATTTAGAAATTAGGGTATTAAACAAAAGTCTTGTAAGCGAATATGCAAAATTAGGAGGAATGACTGCAGCGAGCGCTATTGAAACTACTCCGAAAGACTCTGTCATGAGAGCAAAAATGGCAAAGCTGCCAAAAGTAGAAGTTAAAAAAATACCTTTAGACACCACCCAAGAAAATTAA
- the accD gene encoding acetyl-CoA carboxylase, carboxyltransferase subunit beta codes for MAWFKRQEKGITTATEDKMDVPKGLWYKSPTGKIIDADELARNLFVSPEDDFHVRIGSATYFEILFDNNEFVELDKNMTSKDPLHFVDTKKYAERLKDVMEKTHLKDAVRTGVGKSKGKELVICCMDFAFIGGSMGAVVGEKIARGIDHAIKNKLPFVMISKSGGARMMEAAYSLMQLAKTSVKLAQLAEAKLPYISLCTDPTTGGTTASYAMLGDINISEPGALIGFAGPRVVRDTTGKDLPEGFQTAEFLLEHGFLDFITPRKELKDKINLYIDLIQNNTIR; via the coding sequence ATGGCTTGGTTTAAAAGACAAGAAAAAGGGATTACGACTGCGACCGAAGACAAAATGGACGTTCCTAAAGGATTGTGGTACAAATCTCCTACTGGAAAAATTATTGATGCTGACGAATTAGCCAGAAACTTATTTGTTAGTCCTGAAGATGATTTTCATGTTAGAATTGGAAGCGCAACCTATTTTGAAATTTTATTCGACAATAATGAATTTGTTGAATTGGATAAAAACATGACATCAAAAGATCCTTTGCATTTTGTGGATACAAAAAAATATGCAGAAAGATTGAAAGATGTAATGGAGAAAACTCACCTGAAAGACGCTGTGCGTACCGGAGTGGGAAAATCTAAAGGAAAAGAACTTGTTATCTGCTGTATGGATTTTGCCTTTATTGGTGGATCTATGGGAGCGGTTGTTGGAGAAAAAATTGCCAGAGGTATTGATCACGCGATCAAAAACAAACTACCTTTTGTAATGATTTCTAAGTCAGGTGGAGCTCGTATGATGGAAGCTGCTTATTCGCTTATGCAATTAGCTAAAACATCAGTAAAATTAGCTCAGTTAGCTGAAGCTAAATTACCATACATTTCGCTTTGTACTGATCCAACTACAGGAGGAACAACTGCATCATACGCAATGTTAGGAGACATCAACATCTCTGAGCCTGGAGCTTTAATTGGTTTTGCCGGTCCTCGTGTTGTTCGCGACACTACAGGAAAAGATTTACCGGAAGGTTTCCAGACTGCTGAGTTCTTATTAGAGCACGGTTTCCTTGACTTTATCACGCCAAGAAAAGAATTGAAAGATAAGATCAACTTATATATCGATTTGATTCAGAATAATACAATTAGATAG
- the purH gene encoding bifunctional phosphoribosylaminoimidazolecarboxamide formyltransferase/IMP cyclohydrolase → MSTTKTIQSALISVFSKDGLEPIVRKLHKQNVTLYSTGGTEDFIKNLGIPVVPVEDITSFPEILGGRVKTLHPKIFGGILNRQDNESDVQQMKEFDIPQIDLVIVDLYPFEKTVASGASEQDIIEKIDIGGISLIRAGAKNFKDTVIVASVNEYSLLLDLITEQNGATTLENRRLFATKAFHVSSHYDGAIFNYFNTDETIYKESIEGGQVLRYGENPHQKGFFFGDFDAMFKKVHGKELSYNNLLDVDAAVNLINEFKTDGPTFAILKHNNACGLASRKTISEAYLAALACDPTSAFGGVLIANTKIDLATAQEINKLFCEVVIAPSYDDDAIAVLQEKKNRIILVQNEVELPSRQVRTCLNGLLIQDRNNITDTKEHLKTVTITEPTAQEIEDLIFASKICKNTKSNTIVFAKNGTLISSGTGQTSRVDALVQAVDKAKAFGFDLTGASMASDAFFPFPDCVELAKKAGITAVIQPGGSIKDELSINYCNENNLAMVFTGTRHFKH, encoded by the coding sequence ATGAGCACAACTAAAACAATACAATCCGCATTAATTTCTGTTTTTTCGAAAGATGGACTAGAGCCAATCGTTAGAAAATTACATAAACAAAACGTAACACTTTATTCGACTGGAGGAACTGAAGATTTTATAAAAAACCTTGGAATTCCTGTAGTTCCTGTTGAAGATATTACTTCATTCCCGGAAATTCTTGGTGGAAGAGTGAAAACTTTACACCCGAAAATTTTTGGTGGAATCTTAAACCGTCAGGATAACGAAAGTGACGTTCAGCAAATGAAGGAATTTGATATTCCGCAGATTGATCTGGTTATTGTTGATTTATATCCGTTTGAAAAAACTGTTGCTTCTGGTGCAAGTGAGCAGGATATTATTGAAAAAATTGATATTGGCGGAATTTCACTGATTCGTGCCGGTGCAAAAAATTTCAAGGATACTGTAATTGTAGCTTCTGTTAACGAATATAGTTTGCTTCTTGATTTAATTACAGAGCAAAACGGAGCAACAACTCTTGAAAACAGAAGATTGTTTGCTACAAAAGCATTCCACGTTTCATCTCATTATGATGGCGCGATTTTTAATTATTTTAATACTGACGAAACTATTTACAAAGAAAGTATCGAAGGCGGTCAGGTTTTAAGATATGGAGAAAATCCACATCAAAAAGGTTTCTTTTTTGGAGATTTTGACGCAATGTTCAAAAAAGTGCACGGAAAAGAATTATCTTATAATAATTTATTAGATGTTGATGCTGCAGTAAATTTAATTAATGAATTTAAAACTGACGGACCAACATTTGCTATTTTAAAACATAATAATGCTTGTGGTTTAGCTTCAAGAAAAACTATCAGCGAAGCTTATTTAGCAGCTTTGGCTTGCGACCCAACATCGGCTTTTGGCGGCGTTTTGATTGCAAATACTAAAATTGATTTGGCTACAGCACAGGAAATCAATAAATTATTTTGTGAAGTAGTAATTGCCCCAAGTTATGATGATGACGCAATTGCAGTTTTACAAGAAAAGAAAAACAGAATTATATTAGTTCAGAACGAAGTTGAACTACCTTCAAGACAAGTGAGAACATGTCTTAACGGTTTGTTAATTCAGGACAGAAATAATATTACAGATACTAAAGAGCATTTAAAAACCGTTACCATTACTGAGCCAACCGCTCAGGAAATAGAAGACTTGATATTTGCTTCAAAAATTTGTAAAAACACAAAATCAAACACGATTGTTTTTGCAAAAAACGGAACATTAATTTCTTCAGGAACTGGCCAGACATCAAGAGTTGATGCTTTGGTACAAGCTGTAGATAAAGCTAAAGCTTTTGGATTTGATTTAACCGGTGCTTCTATGGCAAGTGATGCGTTTTTCCCGTTTCCGGATTGTGTAGAATTAGCTAAAAAAGCAGGAATAACAGCTGTAATTCAGCCTGGAGGTTCAATAAAAGACGAATTAAGCATAAATTATTGCAACGAAAATAATCTTGCAATGGTATTTACAGGAACACGTCATTTTAAACATTAA
- a CDS encoding rod shape-determining protein MreD encodes MNSALLVNILRFIMLLTIQVVIFNNMNFLGYISPFPYILYIILYPVNGNKAGLIFSSFLLGLTMDMFCNSGGIHATACVILAYYRPYIFKFSFGLSYEYQTIKLNDSLTPERFSFILVSVVLHHIVLFILEAFQFKFIWDILLRTLFSSIFTIITSIIIIYLIKPTKR; translated from the coding sequence ATGAATAGCGCTTTGTTAGTCAATATTCTTCGTTTTATTATGTTACTAACAATTCAAGTTGTTATTTTCAATAATATGAATTTTTTAGGGTACATAAGTCCCTTCCCATACATCCTATACATTATTTTGTATCCGGTAAACGGCAACAAGGCAGGATTAATTTTCTCCAGCTTTTTACTTGGACTAACCATGGATATGTTTTGTAATTCGGGCGGGATTCATGCTACAGCCTGCGTAATTCTAGCCTATTACAGACCTTATATTTTTAAGTTCTCATTTGGATTAAGTTACGAATACCAAACCATCAAACTAAACGATTCATTAACTCCTGAACGATTTTCATTTATCCTAGTTTCTGTTGTACTACATCATATTGTATTATTTATACTAGAAGCATTTCAGTTTAAATTTATTTGGGACATTTTGCTTCGAACTTTATTTAGTTCTATATTTACAATAATCACTTCAATTATAATAATTTACCTTATTAAGCCCACTAAACGATGA
- a CDS encoding ABC transporter permease, translating into MLVYLRLLKESFRFAINALRNNKLRTLLSLLGVTIGIFSIIAVLAAVDSLDRKISKDLSSLDKNTIYLMKYCFGPSEIPQWKREQFPNVKYDEYISLKNSLNNTDQVAYQLFVNHETLKYDSKTVSDVNIVPSSSEMVDIEGLSFDKGRFYNESESNSGSAVIVLGYDIAEGLFGTSDPVGKNIRLYGQRFTVIGVIKKQGAGFFGDSNDTSVYLPTNFLRRMYGDNDAMTPVIVLKPVKGVDMEAYKAEVAQKLRAIRGMKAGESDNFFINVLSGFTDFVDGILGSLRFGGIFISFFSFLVGGFGVANIMFVSVKERTNLIGIQKSLGAKNRFILFQFLFEAVILCLIGGMIGLLIVWLMSMLLTNLLDFEFVLSFWNIIIGAGLSILVGVISGILPAISAAKLDPVEAIRTGM; encoded by the coding sequence ATGCTGGTTTATCTAAGGTTATTAAAAGAAAGTTTCCGCTTTGCCATAAACGCTTTGCGAAATAATAAATTGCGTACCTTATTGTCACTGTTGGGTGTTACGATTGGTATTTTTTCGATTATTGCTGTATTGGCAGCGGTAGATTCTTTAGATCGAAAGATTTCAAAAGACCTGAGCAGCTTAGATAAAAATACGATTTATTTAATGAAATACTGTTTCGGACCATCTGAAATTCCGCAATGGAAAAGAGAGCAGTTTCCAAATGTAAAATATGACGAATATATAAGTTTAAAAAATTCCCTTAATAACACAGATCAGGTCGCTTATCAGCTTTTTGTAAATCATGAAACTTTAAAATACGATTCAAAAACCGTTAGTGATGTTAATATAGTTCCTTCTTCTAGCGAAATGGTGGATATCGAAGGATTGAGTTTTGATAAAGGAAGATTTTACAATGAATCTGAATCAAATTCCGGAAGCGCCGTTATTGTTTTGGGATATGATATTGCCGAAGGACTTTTTGGAACAAGTGATCCTGTTGGAAAAAATATTCGTTTATACGGACAACGTTTTACCGTAATTGGTGTAATCAAGAAACAAGGTGCTGGTTTTTTTGGAGATAGTAATGATACATCGGTTTATTTACCAACGAATTTTTTACGCAGAATGTACGGTGATAATGATGCAATGACGCCGGTTATTGTTTTAAAACCTGTAAAAGGAGTAGACATGGAGGCGTATAAAGCCGAAGTTGCCCAAAAATTGCGAGCAATTCGCGGAATGAAAGCAGGCGAGTCTGATAATTTCTTTATAAATGTACTTTCGGGTTTTACTGATTTTGTAGATGGAATTCTGGGAAGTTTAAGATTTGGAGGAATATTTATTAGTTTCTTCTCTTTTCTGGTTGGAGGATTTGGAGTGGCAAATATTATGTTTGTTTCGGTAAAAGAGCGAACAAACTTAATAGGTATTCAAAAATCTTTAGGAGCAAAAAATCGTTTTATATTGTTTCAGTTTTTATTCGAAGCAGTTATACTTTGTTTAATAGGCGGAATGATTGGTTTATTGATTGTTTGGCTGATGTCGATGCTTTTAACCAATTTATTAGATTTTGAATTTGTGCTAAGTTTCTGGAATATAATTATTGGCGCGGGATTATCGATTTTGGTTGGTGTAATATCCGGAATTTTACCGGCAATTTCAGCAGCAAAATTAGATCCGGTTGAGGCAATTAGAACGGGAATGTAG
- a CDS encoding rod shape-determining protein — MGFFDFMTEDIAIDLGTANTLIIHNDKVVIDSPSIVARDRISGKIIAVGKEANMMQGKTHENIKTIRPLKDGVIADFDASEKMINMFIKSIPALKKRMFTPALRMVVCIPSGITEVEMRAVKESCERVNGKEVYLIHEPMAAAIGIGIDIMQPKGNMIVDIGGGTTEIAVIALGGIVCDKSVKIAGDVFTNDIVYYMRTQHNLFVGESTAEKIKIQIGAAIEDLDGPPEDMSVQGRDLLTGKPKQVDVSYREIAKALDKSIQRIEDAVMETLSQTPPELAADIYNTGIYLAGGGSMLRGLDKRISQKTDLPVYIAEDPLRAVVRGTGMALKNIAKFKSILIK, encoded by the coding sequence ATGGGATTTTTTGATTTCATGACCGAGGATATTGCGATAGACCTTGGTACCGCAAACACTTTAATCATACATAATGATAAAGTCGTTATTGATAGTCCGTCAATCGTTGCACGTGATAGAATATCAGGCAAAATCATTGCTGTTGGTAAGGAAGCCAATATGATGCAAGGTAAAACGCATGAAAATATCAAAACCATAAGGCCTTTGAAGGATGGTGTTATTGCCGATTTTGATGCTTCGGAAAAGATGATCAACATGTTCATCAAAAGTATTCCGGCATTGAAAAAAAGAATGTTTACTCCAGCCTTAAGAATGGTAGTATGTATTCCGTCTGGTATTACCGAAGTTGAAATGAGAGCTGTAAAAGAATCTTGTGAAAGAGTAAACGGAAAAGAAGTTTACCTAATTCATGAGCCGATGGCAGCAGCAATTGGTATTGGTATCGATATTATGCAGCCAAAAGGAAACATGATTGTTGATATTGGAGGTGGTACTACAGAAATTGCCGTTATTGCATTAGGTGGTATTGTATGCGACAAATCTGTAAAAATTGCAGGTGACGTTTTTACAAATGATATCGTTTATTATATGCGTACTCAACACAACCTTTTTGTTGGAGAAAGTACAGCTGAAAAAATAAAAATTCAAATTGGAGCTGCTATCGAAGATTTAGATGGCCCTCCTGAAGACATGTCAGTTCAAGGTAGAGATTTACTTACCGGTAAACCAAAACAGGTTGATGTTTCTTATAGAGAAATTGCAAAAGCATTAGACAAATCGATTCAACGTATTGAAGATGCTGTAATGGAAACATTATCTCAAACTCCTCCTGAATTAGCTGCAGATATTTACAATACTGGTATTTATCTTGCCGGTGGTGGATCTATGTTAAGAGGTCTTGACAAACGTATTTCGCAAAAAACAGATTTACCTGTTTATATTGCTGAAGACCCTTTAAGAGCTGTAGTTCGTGGAACTGGAATGGCACTTAAAAACATTGCAAAATTTAAAAGCATCTTAATTAAATAA
- the mreC gene encoding rod shape-determining protein MreC, whose product MQQIFNFIIRNSNRLLFLLLLGISLALTIQSHSYHRSKVISSANFLSGGVYEKINHINEYLNLRTENEELVLENARLKSLLFNKEDTTKLPLPDTIKGVKPADIIVSKVIHNSYNTHENFITLNSGTNDGIKPDMGVINSLGIIGIIDNTSPRYSTVVSILNMRSHINAKLKKSNHFGSLTWDGKSTGFVQLEDVPRLASIRKGDTIVTGGQSVIFPEGINIGTVDKISTKANTSSYVINVKLFNDMTNLGHVYIIKSRDREELINLENKKKNE is encoded by the coding sequence ATGCAGCAAATTTTTAATTTTATTATAAGAAACAGTAATCGATTGCTGTTTTTGCTGCTTTTAGGTATTTCGTTGGCTCTCACAATTCAGTCGCATTCTTATCATAGAAGTAAAGTAATTAGTTCTGCTAATTTTTTAAGCGGAGGTGTTTATGAAAAAATAAATCACATCAATGAATATTTGAATTTAAGAACCGAAAACGAAGAACTCGTACTTGAAAATGCAAGATTAAAAAGCCTACTATTTAATAAAGAAGACACTACAAAACTTCCTCTACCAGATACTATAAAAGGCGTAAAACCTGCAGATATTATCGTTTCAAAAGTAATTCATAACTCATACAATACGCATGAGAATTTTATCACGTTAAATTCCGGAACAAATGACGGAATCAAGCCAGATATGGGAGTAATCAATAGCTTAGGAATTATTGGCATAATTGATAACACTTCTCCAAGATACTCTACGGTAGTAAGTATTTTGAATATGAGATCACATATTAATGCAAAACTAAAAAAATCGAATCATTTTGGTTCTCTAACCTGGGACGGAAAAAGCACTGGATTTGTTCAGTTAGAAGATGTTCCAAGATTAGCTTCTATTAGAAAAGGGGATACAATTGTAACAGGTGGCCAATCTGTAATTTTTCCTGAAGGAATTAACATTGGTACTGTCGATAAAATTTCAACCAAAGCCAACACCAGTTCTTATGTCATAAACGTTAAACTCTTTAATGATATGACAAACTTAGGACACGTTTATATTATTAAGAGCAGGGACAGAGAGGAACTTATTAATTTAGAAAACAAGAAAAAAAATGAATAG
- the fbaA gene encoding class II fructose-bisphosphate aldolase, which yields MAHNIKPGVATGDQVQEIFNYAKEKGFALPAVNVTGSSTINGVLETAAKLNAPVIIQFSNGGAQFNAGKGLSNANEKSAIAGGIAGAKHIHTLAEAYGATVILHTDHCAKKLLPWIDGLLDASEKHFAETGKPLFSSHMIDLSEEPIEENIEICKEYLARMSKMGMTLEIELGITGGEEDGVDNSDVDSSKLYTQPEEVAYAYEELSKISPKFTIAAAFGNVHGVYKPGNVKLTPKILKNSQDFVQDKFKTGANPVDFVFHGGSGSTLEEIREAIGYGVIKMNIDTDLQFAYTEGIRDYMVKNIDYLRTQIGNPEGSDVPNKKYYDPRKWVRESEVTFNTRLEQAFADLNNVNTL from the coding sequence ATGGCACACAATATTAAACCCGGAGTAGCTACAGGAGATCAAGTACAGGAAATTTTTAATTATGCAAAAGAAAAAGGTTTTGCTTTACCAGCAGTAAATGTTACAGGGTCTAGCACAATTAATGGGGTTCTTGAAACTGCAGCGAAACTAAATGCGCCAGTTATTATTCAATTTTCAAACGGAGGAGCACAATTTAACGCTGGAAAAGGATTATCTAACGCTAACGAGAAATCAGCAATCGCTGGAGGAATCGCCGGAGCAAAACACATTCATACTTTGGCAGAAGCTTACGGCGCTACCGTAATTTTACATACTGACCACTGTGCAAAAAAATTATTACCTTGGATTGATGGTTTATTAGATGCTTCTGAAAAACATTTTGCAGAAACAGGAAAACCATTATTCAGTTCTCATATGATCGACTTGTCTGAAGAGCCAATCGAAGAAAACATCGAGATCTGTAAAGAGTATTTGGCCAGAATGAGCAAAATGGGAATGACATTAGAAATCGAACTTGGTATTACAGGTGGTGAAGAAGATGGTGTTGACAACTCTGATGTTGATAGCTCAAAATTATACACTCAACCAGAAGAAGTAGCTTACGCTTACGAAGAATTATCTAAAATTAGCCCTAAATTTACAATTGCAGCTGCTTTTGGAAACGTTCACGGTGTTTACAAACCAGGAAACGTAAAATTGACTCCAAAAATCTTAAAAAATTCTCAGGATTTCGTACAAGACAAATTTAAAACTGGTGCTAACCCTGTAGATTTCGTTTTCCACGGAGGTTCAGGTTCTACACTTGAAGAAATTAGAGAAGCTATTGGATACGGAGTTATCAAAATGAATATTGATACAGATTTACAATTTGCATATACTGAAGGAATTCGTGATTATATGGTTAAAAACATTGACTATTTAAGAACTCAAATTGGTAACCCAGAAGGTTCTGACGTTCCTAACAAAAAATATTATGACCCAAGAAAATGGGTACGTGAAAGCGAAGTGACATTCAATACAAGACTTGAGCAAGCTTTTGCTGACTTGAATAACGTAAATACACTTTAA